DNA sequence from the Alosa alosa isolate M-15738 ecotype Scorff River chromosome 2, AALO_Geno_1.1, whole genome shotgun sequence genome:
cataaaataaatatatgctaTATTACTATTTCTTTACATTATCATAAGAAAAACAGTCCCACATGGTTCTGTGTACCATTCGACCACACAAGTGCATATAGAAATATATGCAGAAATGAAGAGTTCCCTCCAAATTGATTCATACACCTGAGAGAGAAGCATGAGTTGATATGTCCTATAGCTGCATCTGCAAAAGAAGCACCACAGTTCTAGACCAGGAGCCACAGATGGCATCCACTTTCCCTTTGCACTAGTGCACTCGAAAGGATAAGGTGccataaaagaaacaaaatgttGCACTAAGAGAAGTTCTCTAAGCATATACATTGCAGGGGAAAAAGAAGCAGCGATACCACAACACGAAAGGCTGTTAGACAAATCAAACGATGTGGAAATACAGGAGGTGTGGTTGTAGCCTATTGCTTAGTGTGGATCAGTGTGGGCTTTCATGTTTCGTGCCTAGTGTGGTAAATGGAAGCAGGAGGACTGGAGAGGTGTTTAGCCTGAAGGGGGTGCTCGTCTCATGTCCCTCCTGCATTTGGCATCGTTCTGCAGAGGTATGAGTCAAGAGGGAGGGTACTGTGTTTTGgatgattttgttttgttttgttttgttttgttttgttttgttttgttttgttttgttttgttttgttttgttttgttttgtttttgttctatgGGAATCTACATACATGCAGGCTCTCAGGCTTTCTTTGGTGTGGCTTTGGGCGTCGATTTGGATCCTGAGAGGCCGTTTTCTGTGTTATCGATCCCTGAAGACGTCACAAGGCACTCTTTACTGTGAgccacagacacagatagaaaaaggacagagaggattatagggagagagaaagggaaagagcaAACAAGTTATCCTCAAATAGGCTGGAATATCAATTCCTTTTTTGTCATCACAGAGTATTCTGGTCAcatttgtgttgcattttgCCTGATTTTTGTCAAAATAAATTGAATGTGTAATtaaaccccccccaccccaacaaaCTGGTTTGTGTCCTGTTCATTTTGAAAGACCATTAGCTATTCTGTGTCAGCTCCAGGAGTGGAGGGACTCATTATCTGCCATCCCACTCAGTGGTCATCACATACTGGATTTCCACATTGTATGTTCTTTTAATTCACATCAACATCAACGTCAACaccaacacattgcatttatatagcacttttcaaggcACCTAAAGTGCTTCACAGTGAAGGGAGAacttcactaaccaccaccaatgtgtgtAGCACCCACTTGACTGATGCACAGCCGACtaatgctcaccacacaccagctttgAGGTGGAGAGTAAGGAAAGGAATGCCAccgggggatgattagggggccagactGAATGATCAGAATGTTGAGAATTTAGTCAGGACACCGGGGAAATCACTACTCCTTGCCAAGGGATCTTTTATGACCACAACGAGTCAGGATTAACGTCTCATCTGAAGGACGGTGTACGTGAATGGGATTCACTTGTTattctgtgttgtgctgtgttaatGTTCACTTACTTTTTCTCGTCTAACTTTGCAATAATGAAGAGAGTCAAGTTCTTTATCAGAGCGTAGCACACGAGCAGGCCGATGAAGCCTCCCACACAAGAGGCGATCAGGATACCCAGACTGTTATCCACCACCTTCACTGGAGGAAGGGAAACCCAGAGCAGAACGTTAAAGGACAAACTTGTACGAACGTGTATCCCAAACAATTATGAAGATTGTCTCAGTAAACTGTATATAAATACAAAATCATACTGTGTGCACTTCACAGGGAAGTAAAAGAGTACTTAATATCAAATGTTCACTGGTACTGGTTGTATACTGTTATAActgtgtatgtgacaaataaaactCTCTGAATCTGAATCTCTGAATCTGAATGTTCATATGTTACAAGACTAACTCTAACCGTAACCCCTCATTCCTCTTGTAATAACATGcattaatatactgtacattaaatTGCTAAAATAGAGTCTACTGTATTAATTAATTAAGCACTACTGTAAAGGAAATAGGTAATCAAGGTTTGAAGCATCTTGTGCCACTAATTTTTGCCCCTCCCTAGCCACATACGTTCATCGACCACCACCAGGGTGAAGGTGGCATTGTGGAATCTGCCCTTCTCTTTGGGGTTCTTGCCATAGCAGGTGTAGACCCCTCCATCCTCAAAGGTGATATTCCAGAGCAAGATGGAGACATTCTGGTCCTTGGTGGAGCCTACAAACTCCACCCGGTCCTTGTAGATGTTTAGGTGTCGAGGCTCTGTGAACTCGTCCTTAATCACAGCGTCACACAGCTGTGTGTCAAACGAAAGATTAGGTTGAAAGTATACATGCATCATTTCCCTGAACGTCTTTCAATACATTACTTGGCTTCTCAtggttgagtgtgagtgttacTTCCTTCACAGTTGTTGGTGAACTTTTTGCTTAATCATTCTTGCAGATGCTTTATTGATTTGCTTGGTAAAAAAGTCGACCAATCAATAACATTAaacaattatagcctattgaAACCAAAGCACTCCACAGCCAATAGTGTTTCACATCTGTTCAGCATACACTTAATTAATTAAGCAGTTCTTATGAGTTATGGTATTATGATATTCAAGgatgtggtaaaataagaggtgggtaaactatgaattctgtgaccGTGGtcaggtggactgcgccatgcggtattaGATTgttcatagagtgttgatgagtgtacatattatGAATGTGTATAATAcagtgtttacttgcgtttagcctccactacagccctaatgatatttgtttattttcattaggctatcattgatattgcattgacattattgtgtattattgttattttccttaatgtagtcaaaactgttcactgttcatttttaactgttgcattgtttttatttgttagccactttggacaaaagcgtctgctaaatcatataactataaccataaccatcaacaTATCACCCAAAGAATATGAGAAAAATGTTTCATCAGTTGGAAAATCAGCTGGTTTCTGACTCAGCAACCAGATGGTGGACTCAGTGACCACTCTCATGACTCTGTGGCATCGTGGGTAATAGATGCAGACACAGGGGGAGGAAACAGGTCCTTACCCTGTTGGCCGGGTCGGTGTCGTTGAAGGACCATTGGAAGAAGAGGTCCTGGATGCCAACACAGCTGGCGTACTTGCAGGGCAGCAGGACGGTGCTGCCGTTGACCGCCTCCAGGTAAGGGATCTTTCCTGTGATCATCTCCAGAGCCTGGCCATACCACACACCTTACAGGGAGACACACAGCAGCTAGAGTGGGTGGGTTGCAACAGTAAACTACAGTAAGGCTTTGGGTTATTTAGAATTCTATTGGAGTATTCTATGGTTTCTTGAATGCCATCCTGACTTGGAATGTCAAGGTTTGTCTCTTAATGTAGTTGTTTACCTGACCAGTTTCCTCGTTGCTAATCATTCTCtcatcccccctcccctctctctctctctctctctctctctctctctctgtctttcataaACCATCAGCTCTGCCACCCATCATTAATCAGCCAAGGTCAGATGGGGACAGTTTCATAGTGCCACACAAACGCAGGCACTGGCACCCACCcacaaactctttctctctctttctctctcttgctctctccctctcatacacacacacacacacagatgcagtagCAATAAAacatctgtgcatgcatgcaacaTTACAGACGCAACACGCCCTACTCCTACCCCCTTCAGCATCCGTCTgttcctctctgtctcgctctctctggtTAGCTTGTCTCAACCCGTCCTCCTcaatccctctccctctctttcatgcTGCAGACGAATACTGCAGAAACCCCCTCACAGGACAGAGAGGCTCTACGCCcccctcgacacacacacacacacacacacacacacacacacacttcccctccctccctcgtcaGCTGCCATTcccccctcttttctccctATTTATTCTTCTCACTTCTCACTCTTTCTGcaccagcatctctctctctcttcctctctctctttctctacctatcttcctctctttccctctcatcctctctctctgtccttcaatTCCGctcttcttctctgtctctcctcctcaccctctctctgtgtccctctctctctgtccttcaattcctctctgtctctctctctctctgtctctctctctttctctctttctctctttctctgtctctctctctctttaatgtGGAAGACTGAATCAGCTGGTGGGGCGGGTGCCCCTGCAGTCAGTTCGTCTGAGAGGTGAGGAGCCGAAGCGAGCCCATGGATGCTAGAGAGAacccagcagagagagggaggaggagccCATTTGTAGTTGTGGCTCATGTGGAACCAGGAAATGCCGGGAGATGTTACATGAATATGCATGCTTGCAGTGAAATATGACATGTGACTTATGGCTTGTCACCGCTTGTAAACTCATGACACACGTTGTTTTTAAAATCGCACAGCTTATTTTTGCCTCTGAGTTATATCGATACAGGCTGATAAGAGCAATGCAATGTGTAAtcaaaaataatgcaaaaatagtGTTGCAAAGATCTGAAGGCTGGACTAATGTCATTATATCAACACAAGCATACAAGCACCGATTCAGCCCATGGCGTCTAACTAGCTGCCAGATGAGGCTATTCAGGGGTTCAGTCCCACCATAAACACTCTTTAGAGGGGGCTTGAGTGAATGAGAAAAAGGGCTGAGGTTGCAGAATGAGATGGTGTGATGGGATCTAACGTGCTAAGCCCACACTGTTGAGCAGAGCTAGTCAAACAAgacaagtgtttgtgtgtgtgtgtgggtggggaggTGGGTGTTGTCCAACAAATTTCTCATGAAGCCTTCTCTGCCTACTTGGAATAATATAAAAAACGTTTTTCTCGGAGAAAATCACTAAACAGCTGCAATGAACAGCCACTACTGTAATAGCAAACAATATACACTAAAtgtggatgctgctgctgacgattataatgatgatgatgatgatgatgatgatgatgataatgatatgatgatgacgatgatgattatgaatACTTATGAATACTAATTCTTATTTGGGTCTGTCAGGCCAGAACTTAGCCCTCAGTAGACTGACACCAATTATCCCGACTCCAAGATCCAATCCATTCAATATTTACCTATATGCTGTTATTCCCACCAATGTCTGTCCTCATTGGTGCGACTTAGGGGACCACACTCCTCAAGAGATGACAAGTCACAAGACACCCAGCGTGTGTACACTGGCCAGGGCCTTGGGGCCTGTGGACTTGGACTGTCTCCCTAATGTATAAGCTGAGTGTCCCCAAAAGACCCAGGATGGGGCGTAGCTAAAAATGTGAAACTAtcagaaataaacacatacagtacactgacAAACAAATGAACACTCTAGCTTTTGGTGGCACAGGGTTTGTTATGGTGAGTGTTTTGGTCCCATTTAAAGGTCATGTGACTGTAAAAGGGTCTGctaatacctttttttttagtatatttttgggctttttatgcctttaattatagggcagtggagagtgacagaaagTGAATGGGAAAGAGAGCAGGGgcgggatccggaaaggaccacggggtgggaatcgaacccgggtcgccggcgtacggtgcaggtgccccagccagttgcgccacagctggggcctagGGTCTGCTAATACCTTTACTGGGGCCAGTGACCTAAATCCTTAACCACATGTCCACATGTCAAAGAGACAAGCTGATCCTCTCCAAACCACAAGGTTATAGGCTTGATCTCCAAATATTGTTTGTACACgttatgagagtgtgtgtgtgtgtgtgtgtgtgtgtgtgtgtgtgtgtgtgtgtgtgtgtgtgtgtgtgtgagtgtgtgtgtgcacgtgtgtgtgtgtgtgtgtgcacgtgtgtgtgcatgtgtgtgtgtgtgtgtgtgtgtgtgtgtgtgtgtgtgtaagcatgtgtgtgtggtgggatgtgtatgtgtgtgggtggggagtGTGTGGTTGATCATATGCTTTTTTGATTGGTGATGCAGTTGGCAGCAAGCGTGTGAGAGTAAATCTGATCCAGGCAGATGGATGTCCATTTACCCAGCTGTCCGCTGACATTCAGAATGGCCTTACACActtttccttgtgtgtgtgtgtgtgtgagtgtgtgtgtgtgtgtgtgtgtgtgtgtgtgtgtgtgtgtgtgtgtgtgtgtgtgtgtgtgcatgatctCACAGTGCAGCTTCGTGTTGTCTGACAGGAGGGGGTCTATACAcgccaacacgcacacacacacgcacacgcacacacacacacacagacacacacatacacacacacacacacacacactcacacacacacacacacacacaactcacacaggTAACTAGGTATGCGGTCATGAGGGGAGCAGATgaacatgttgtgtgtgtaggggagatTAATTGCACTATAGTGCTAACTATTCATTTACCAACCAGAAACCATCAGTTCATCAGTTAACTGAACTGCCGGTGGTGTATGCATGCCTTTGAGGTCATGTGCTTGCTAGATTTAGATCAACATTCCTTAATGGTGCTTTCCATCAACAGTCTGTCAACAGCATAAAAAGACACAAAACAGATAGCCTACTAGTGTCAAAAGAGACTGtcttgtttttatattttactaTGTGTCACCTGTTTTACATGCCatctattttgtaatttgtgttgcattaaaaatgacaaatttaTGGCCATATTACTAGTTATATGGCCATAAACAAAGCTAAATTATTCAATTAGATATGACATGAATATAAACACagtatatgatgatgatgatgattattattattatttttatttttattataatatcCTGTTTTGAGTCATAgccttgtgtgctgtgtgcatgtcagaGTGGGGGGTCGTCAACcacatatttttttatgtattccCACTCCCACATGATCTTCTGCTTCCCACAGAGCCTTCTGACAGCCACTTCACATCACAAAGTTCCACTGATAGTCTTTCAGCATGCAGTGTGGTGCTATATGGTTCTCTATAACCTACATTGTCCCAATGTGATAAATCCAGCCACCGCTCATCTCTATCTGATGCTACATGACGCAATGTCTTTTTTCCATATGGCAAAGAGCGTAATTCTAAATACAGGCTGAAATGACAACAGATACCTCCATCTTTTTGTCCATATCACGTTTAGGATACTAAAGATGCTGCATTACCTTAAATATCTCCCAAAacacctgcacacatacacacagcaaccTTTCACAAACGCTATCTCCCTCTTTAAAAATCCAAATTCTACCCTGAGTTCTGATATCACGCATCTGGATCCGCAGACCCAGTGAGCTCATGTGGGGCACCTGCGTATATGACAACAGCGCGGGCCGGAGCCTGAGGAGGCTGCTCACTGCAGCGCATTGTTATTCCTGTGCTGGCCCCCCCTACAGCACACGCAGTAGATCCACCATGTCCCATTTACAGCtgattctgctgctgctgctgccagacATGTCAGATGCCAGACTCCTGGAGGCGCACAGGACCACAGCTCAATCTGAGGCAAAGCCTGACAGGTCTAGGGTTGGGTCTGGGAGTGGGGTGAGAGGgagtgcgtacacacacacacacacatgctcacacacacacagctaacacggacaaacacacacacacacacacacacacacacacacacacacacacacacacacttgctcacacacacacagctaacacggacaaacacacacacacacacacacacacacacacacacacacacacacacacacacgctcacagataacacacaaacacacacacacagagataatacaaacaaacatatacacacacacacacacacacacacaaacacacacacacacacacacacacacacacacacacacacacacacacacacacacacaaacacacacacacacacagacatacaaacacacacacgcgttcaAAGCAACATATGCTTATATTTACTTGAACACAGTAGCATTACAACCGTGACATTGCAGTGACATCCAAGAGAGATTATACTGGGAACTGCGCTACAAGCTGTTGCATCACCATGAAACACTGCATCAGGTATGACACTCCATGTAAAATACAGAGAAACAACTGTACAAGACATGCACCAACAGCTACgccacagaaaaaaacaagaagAGAGATCAGATTCCTAATGCAATCAGTGCTCTTTAGGATTTATtttggctgcactgtgtgtgtgtgtgtgtgtgtgtgtgtgtgtgtgtgtgtgtgtgtgtgtgtgtacctgtgtctgtgtgtctgtgtgtttgtgtcagaagTGTACATGAGAAGGTACAAACCACaacagaaaatgagagagagagatagtgagagagagaaagacatatatatatatatatatatatatagagagagagagagagagagaatgcacagtAAAATCTACTTATCAACTTGGGACAGTGGAAGTGGATGAGTGAGATCCAGTGAGTGGTGACATCAAGTCTTACCCAGGATGAGTGTGACTAGCAGACTGGTCTTCAGGCGGGTTGAGAACAGCGTGCTCCGGGGCTGGACACCGGTACTCCTGGCCTCCATGGCTGCGTGTCTGCGTCCACGTCCTGTACCGCTTCGGCTGGACGTTCCACACCAGGCTCTGTCGCTGGTAGCGTTTGGTCCCAATTCCCTTTTTCGCAATAAGAGTTGTGACGCTGAAAGTTCCAAGCGAGAGGCGCTGCCAGAGCCTTTGTGATGCCTGTATGTGTTCCGTGTTCCGTCTGGCTCTGGTAGTGGACCAGGTTCCGTCTGGCCTGATTCCGTCTGGCTAGCTTCTGACCCCTTACAACAGCCCTGTCAGGGGGGAGAAGGTAGAAGTTAGTGGAAGGGTGGATGGTGGGTGATCTGATGGAGGAGCAGGACacggatgagagagagagagagagagagagaagcttatCAGTTAAACTAAATGCTACCACACCAACTATATAGAGCTAGAGCTCCAGAGAGAGGACTCTTTCTGATCAGTATGCCGAGC
Encoded proteins:
- the LOC125290732 gene encoding sodium channel subunit beta-4-like, with the protein product MEARSTGVQPRSTLFSTRLKTSLLVTLILGVWYGQALEMITGKIPYLEAVNGSTVLLPCKYASCVGIQDLFFQWSFNDTDPANRLCDAVIKDEFTEPRHLNIYKDRVEFVGSTKDQNVSILLWNITFEDGGVYTCYGKNPKEKGRFHNATFTLVVVDELKVVDNSLGILIASCVGGFIGLLVCYALIKNLTLFIIAKLDEKNKECLVTSSGIDNTENGLSGSKSTPKATPKKA